From Pandoraea norimbergensis, the proteins below share one genomic window:
- a CDS encoding DUF2252 domain-containing protein: MAAKSSPSSSSTSSAARPAASVSANAPAAAASETASTAPVTPVTPVIPFETRVAAGRKLREKTPRSSQSHLGNTDRDVVELLRISSEGRVASLVPLRYGRMLASPFAFYRGSAIVQAHDLAGTPNSGLTMQICGDCHLANFGGFATPERALIFDLNDFDETAPGPWEWDLKRLVVSLVLAARQFGFGDTLGVEMVRTAVDSYARRLDEYARMSTIALWHEQITFERMLSLAETDRVREGVKRGIARATGRTHENVLPKFAQQVGDHWQIRDTPPTVFHVHGATTLFGPEDDWLGTGDWRTLFDPVYKSYVSSLPPDRARMLANYTQQDLAFKVVGVGSVGTRCLVLLMMDAHEQPLFLQFKEASKSVVSRFFKNVTPKHDGRRVVEGQRLMQAASDAFLGWGSGPFGRCIYGRQLRDMKISAQFELFRAEGFREYAGLCGWVLARAHAKAGGCAAEQLGYVGKGIRLGEALIHYATDYADQVERDYEVFRKACRDGRLEARTDADMAADFAA; this comes from the coding sequence ATGGCCGCTAAATCCAGCCCCTCGTCTTCCTCAACTTCGTCGGCAGCCCGCCCGGCAGCGTCTGTCAGCGCTAATGCCCCTGCGGCCGCGGCGTCCGAGACGGCCTCGACCGCGCCCGTGACACCCGTGACGCCGGTGATTCCGTTCGAGACGCGTGTTGCCGCCGGTCGCAAGCTGCGCGAAAAGACGCCGCGCAGCAGCCAGTCGCATCTCGGCAATACCGACCGCGATGTCGTCGAGTTGCTGCGCATCAGCAGTGAAGGGCGCGTGGCCTCGCTGGTGCCGTTGCGCTATGGCCGCATGCTTGCGTCGCCATTCGCGTTCTACCGTGGCAGCGCCATCGTGCAGGCGCACGATCTCGCCGGTACCCCGAACTCGGGGCTCACGATGCAGATCTGCGGCGACTGCCATCTGGCCAACTTCGGTGGGTTTGCCACGCCGGAGCGCGCGTTGATCTTCGACCTGAACGATTTTGACGAAACGGCACCGGGCCCGTGGGAGTGGGATCTCAAGCGACTCGTGGTCAGTCTGGTGCTGGCCGCACGGCAATTCGGGTTTGGGGACACGCTGGGCGTCGAGATGGTGCGTACCGCCGTCGATAGCTATGCCCGTCGTCTGGACGAATACGCGCGGATGTCGACCATCGCGCTCTGGCACGAACAGATCACGTTCGAGCGCATGTTGAGTCTGGCCGAGACCGACCGGGTGCGCGAAGGCGTCAAACGGGGCATTGCCCGTGCGACCGGACGCACCCACGAGAACGTGCTGCCCAAGTTTGCCCAGCAGGTCGGCGACCACTGGCAGATTCGCGACACGCCGCCGACGGTCTTCCACGTGCACGGCGCGACCACGTTGTTCGGCCCAGAAGACGACTGGCTCGGCACGGGCGACTGGCGCACGCTGTTCGACCCCGTCTATAAGAGTTACGTGAGTTCGCTTCCGCCCGACCGCGCGCGCATGCTCGCCAACTACACGCAGCAGGATCTGGCGTTCAAGGTGGTGGGCGTGGGCAGTGTCGGCACGCGCTGTCTGGTGCTGCTGATGATGGACGCGCACGAGCAGCCGCTATTCCTCCAGTTCAAGGAAGCCTCGAAGTCGGTGGTGTCACGGTTCTTCAAGAACGTGACACCCAAGCACGACGGCCGCCGTGTGGTCGAGGGCCAGCGCCTGATGCAGGCGGCCTCGGACGCCTTTCTCGGCTGGGGCAGCGGGCCGTTCGGGCGGTGTATCTACGGCCGGCAGTTGCGGGATATGAAGATTTCCGCGCAGTTCGAATTGTTCCGCGCCGAAGGCTTCCGTGAATACGCGGGCCTGTGCGGCTGGGTGCTCGCCCGTGCGCATGCGAAGGCCGGGGGCTGTGCGGCAGAGCAACTGGGTTACGTGGGCAAGGGGATTCGCTTGGGCGAAGCGTTGATCCATTACGCCACCGACTACGCCGATCAGGTCGAGCGCGATTACGAGGTGTTCCGTAAGGCTTGCCGCGACGGGCGGCTCGAAGCACGAACCGACGCCGATATGGCTGCCGATTTTGCCGCTTGA